Proteins encoded in a region of the Mesoflavibacter profundi genome:
- a CDS encoding Bax inhibitor-1/YccA family protein — protein MAFLDKTSNPVFDRYFWEDNQSNPKKMTVTGIMLKTVYCLIVITAIVVGIWKLHTQGTNIKWFAPGGGIAALIISIVLSVRQHWAHILVPLYAVAKGFFLGGITAYAQAKFPEIPYQAVGVTIVTFFVMLLLYQTRIIVVTKKLRSIIITVCASIFVTYLISWILSFFGIKSFIWGTSWFAIGFNIFAAVFASLSLLLDFDFIERQKHRAPKYKEWLATWGLLATLIWLYVEILRLMKKFALKFPK, from the coding sequence ATGGCTTTTTTAGATAAAACTTCTAATCCTGTTTTTGACCGTTATTTTTGGGAAGACAACCAATCCAACCCTAAAAAAATGACAGTAACAGGCATAATGCTAAAAACTGTATATTGTTTAATTGTAATTACCGCAATTGTTGTTGGTATTTGGAAATTACATACGCAAGGAACAAACATAAAATGGTTTGCTCCTGGTGGCGGAATTGCAGCACTAATTATTAGTATAGTTTTATCTGTAAGACAACATTGGGCACATATTTTAGTGCCTTTATATGCTGTTGCAAAAGGTTTTTTTCTTGGCGGAATCACTGCATACGCGCAAGCTAAATTCCCTGAAATACCTTATCAAGCTGTTGGTGTTACGATAGTTACTTTTTTTGTCATGTTATTACTATATCAAACACGAATAATAGTAGTAACCAAAAAATTAAGAAGTATTATTATTACAGTTTGTGCCAGCATTTTTGTTACTTATTTAATCTCTTGGATACTAAGTTTTTTTGGTATTAAAAGCTTTATTTGGGGCACATCATGGTTTGCTATTGGTTTTAACATTTTTGCTGCTGTTTTTGCTTCTTTATCTTTATTACTTGATTTTGATTTTATTGAAAGACAAAAACATCGCGCTCCAAAATACAAAGAATGGCTTGCGACTTGGGGATTATTAGCAACACTTATTTGGTTGTATGTTGAAATTTTAAGACTGATGAAAAAGTTTGCTTTAAAATTTCCGAAGTGA
- the hemW gene encoding radical SAM family heme chaperone HemW, producing the protein MSGIYIHIPFCKQACYYCDFHFSTSLKKKDQLISALAKELQLRKDEFKNTTVETIYFGGGTPSLLSIEELQFLIDTVHKNYAVVTSPEVTLEANPDDLSEEKIIELSQSPINRLSIGIQSFFEKDLKLMNRAHNVAEAKKCLEIATQYFDNISLDLIYGIPNSTSKEWLDNIKTALSFGVPHISSYALTVEPKTALANFIDKGIIDDVDDEVAHQQFHQLIEQLEEAGFEHYELSNFAKPGYYSKNNSAYWLGKPYIGIGPSAHSFNGDQRAWNVKNNSVYIKKIEANQLPLEIETLSQNDKYNEFVMTGLRTSWGISLKTISSRFGDHYKDFLLNQAQFYITKHLLYIDNDSLKATKKGKFLTDGIASELFMLN; encoded by the coding sequence ATGTCCGGCATCTACATTCACATACCTTTTTGCAAACAAGCCTGTTATTATTGCGACTTTCACTTTTCGACGTCGTTAAAAAAGAAAGATCAATTAATTTCTGCTTTAGCAAAAGAGCTTCAACTTCGTAAAGATGAATTTAAAAATACAACCGTAGAAACTATCTATTTTGGTGGCGGAACGCCAAGTCTATTGTCTATTGAAGAGTTACAATTTTTAATAGATACGGTACATAAAAATTATGCAGTTGTAACTTCACCAGAAGTTACATTAGAAGCAAATCCTGATGATCTGTCTGAAGAGAAAATTATAGAATTATCCCAATCTCCAATCAATAGACTAAGTATTGGTATACAATCTTTTTTCGAGAAAGATTTAAAATTAATGAATCGCGCTCATAACGTAGCAGAAGCAAAAAAATGTTTAGAAATTGCGACGCAATACTTTGATAACATTAGCTTAGATTTAATCTACGGAATTCCAAATAGCACATCAAAAGAATGGTTAGACAACATTAAAACTGCACTAAGCTTTGGTGTGCCACATATTTCTAGTTACGCACTAACTGTCGAGCCTAAAACAGCATTGGCAAATTTTATTGATAAAGGAATAATTGACGATGTTGATGATGAGGTTGCACACCAACAATTTCATCAACTTATAGAACAATTAGAAGAAGCAGGTTTTGAGCATTATGAGCTGTCCAACTTTGCAAAACCAGGTTATTACAGTAAAAACAATAGTGCCTATTGGTTAGGCAAACCATATATTGGTATTGGTCCATCTGCACATAGTTTTAACGGTGATCAACGCGCTTGGAATGTGAAAAATAATTCTGTTTATATAAAAAAAATAGAAGCCAACCAATTGCCTTTAGAGATAGAAACCTTATCACAAAATGATAAGTATAATGAGTTTGTCATGACAGGTTTGCGTACAAGTTGGGGAATTTCATTAAAAACCATTAGCAGTCGTTTTGGTGATCATTATAAAGATTTCTTATTAAACCAAGCACAATTTTATATCACCAAACATTTATTGTATATTGATAATGACAGCTTAAAAGCTACCAAAAAAGGAAAATTTTTAACCGACGGAATAGCAAGTGAGCTATTCATGTTAAATTAA
- a CDS encoding lysylphosphatidylglycerol synthase transmembrane domain-containing protein, with protein sequence MCFLVYFATTFTKIKMNSSLPYKTKQFFFVLIKLSIVVGAFYFIYQKLLNNPDLKFEDFLRFLDKNELFSTKNIIILLVLSVFNWFLEITKWRFLISKIKRITFLEATEQSLGALTASIFTPNRIGEYGAKAIYFAKTHRKKVLLLTLISNMLQMSVTVIFGSIGLFFLYSNFEIDISYRILRGIAILAFITLFGFLGIKQNRFKMKGFSLEKVLDYVKNLGVHYLGFGLLLSVFRYAVFSFQFYFILSLLGVDLHYFDAMILITSMYLLASIIPSISLFDVVIKGSVALYIFGLAGINQLPILSCVLLMWLLNFALPSVFGSYYVLNFNVLKSLD encoded by the coding sequence ATGTGTTTTTTAGTTTATTTTGCAACTACTTTCACTAAAATTAAGATGAATAGTAGCTTGCCTTACAAAACTAAGCAATTCTTTTTTGTACTTATCAAATTAAGTATAGTTGTTGGCGCATTTTACTTTATCTACCAAAAACTACTTAATAATCCTGATTTAAAATTTGAAGATTTCTTGCGTTTTTTAGACAAAAACGAACTGTTTTCAACTAAAAACATCATTATTTTACTTGTTTTAAGCGTATTTAATTGGTTTTTAGAAATCACTAAATGGCGATTTTTAATCTCGAAAATTAAAAGAATAACTTTTTTAGAAGCTACCGAACAAAGTTTAGGCGCACTTACTGCGTCTATATTTACACCAAATCGCATTGGAGAATACGGCGCAAAAGCGATTTACTTTGCAAAAACGCATCGTAAAAAAGTACTGCTTTTAACACTAATAAGCAATATGCTACAAATGAGTGTTACCGTTATTTTTGGAAGCATTGGATTGTTTTTTTTATACTCCAATTTTGAAATAGATATTAGTTATCGCATACTTAGAGGCATTGCTATTCTTGCGTTTATAACTTTATTTGGGTTTTTAGGCATCAAACAAAACCGATTTAAGATGAAAGGATTTTCTTTAGAAAAGGTCCTTGATTATGTTAAAAATTTAGGTGTACATTATTTAGGTTTTGGACTATTACTATCGGTGTTTCGATATGCTGTATTTTCATTCCAGTTTTACTTTATTTTGTCGCTTTTAGGTGTAGATTTACATTATTTTGATGCTATGATTTTAATTACATCCATGTATCTTTTAGCATCTATTATACCTTCCATTTCACTGTTTGATGTAGTAATAAAAGGTAGTGTAGCCTTATATATTTTCGGTTTAGCTGGTATTAACCAATTACCTATTTTAAGTTGTGTTTTACTAATGTGGCTACTTAACTTTGCTTTGCCAAGTGTTTTTGGTAGTTATTATGTGCTAAATTTTAATGTTTTAAAATCGCTAGATTAA
- the ruvC gene encoding crossover junction endodeoxyribonuclease RuvC, producing the protein MAKEQIILGIDPGTTIMGFGLIKVENKKMSFLQLNELDLKKYDDHYLKLKLIFERTIELIDTHHPDQIAIEAPFFGKNVQSMLKLGRAQGVAMAAGLSREIPVTEYSPKKIKMAITGNGNASKEQVAKMLQSLLKLKSLPKNLDSTDGLAAAVCHFYNQGRVEIGKSYSGWASFVKQNEGRVKK; encoded by the coding sequence ATGGCAAAAGAACAAATTATATTAGGTATAGATCCAGGTACAACCATTATGGGTTTTGGCTTGATTAAAGTTGAAAATAAAAAGATGTCTTTTCTTCAACTTAACGAGCTAGACTTAAAAAAATACGACGACCATTACCTAAAACTTAAATTAATTTTTGAAAGAACAATAGAATTAATCGATACGCATCATCCAGATCAAATTGCAATCGAAGCGCCTTTTTTTGGTAAAAACGTACAGAGTATGCTTAAGTTAGGTCGTGCACAAGGTGTTGCTATGGCGGCAGGATTAAGCAGAGAAATACCAGTTACCGAATATTCGCCAAAAAAAATTAAAATGGCAATTACAGGTAATGGTAACGCTAGTAAGGAGCAAGTAGCAAAAATGTTGCAAAGCTTGTTAAAGCTAAAAAGTTTGCCAAAAAACTTAGATTCTACCGATGGATTAGCAGCAGCAGTTTGTCATTTTTACAATCAAGGTCGCGTAGAAATTGGTAAAAGCTATTCGGGTTGGGCAAGTTTTGTAAAACAGAATGAAGGTAGAGTAAAGAAGTAG
- a CDS encoding BlaI/MecI/CopY family transcriptional regulator produces the protein MKALTKAEEDIMQILWQLQKANVKDIIKVLPEPKPAYNTVSTIVRILESKGFVDYEKKGKGHVYFPILKKQDYSNQSLNKLMENYFQGSFKSMVSFFVKKNDIDIKELETILNEIDKSK, from the coding sequence ATGAAAGCACTAACAAAAGCAGAAGAAGATATCATGCAAATACTTTGGCAACTACAAAAAGCCAACGTAAAAGATATAATTAAAGTACTTCCAGAACCAAAACCAGCATACAATACAGTGTCTACAATTGTTAGGATTTTAGAATCCAAAGGATTTGTAGATTATGAAAAAAAGGGGAAAGGTCATGTGTATTTTCCAATACTTAAAAAGCAAGATTATAGCAACCAAAGTTTAAATAAGTTAATGGAAAATTATTTTCAAGGTTCATTTAAAAGTATGGTTTCTTTTTTTGTGAAAAAAAATGATATAGATATAAAAGAACTAGAAACTATTTTAAATGAAATTGATAAAAGCAAATAG
- a CDS encoding MmcQ/YjbR family DNA-binding protein — MVLEQIYQHCLNKPKTEETFPFNQDTLVFKVCGKMYALLPLDKWEAGDASITLKCDPELALQLRDNYDCIVGAYHMNKTHWNTIYLKDNQVSIKTLLELIDHSYKLVVSKLPKKLKATITL; from the coding sequence ATGGTGTTAGAACAAATTTATCAACACTGCTTAAACAAGCCAAAAACAGAAGAAACTTTTCCTTTTAACCAAGATACTTTAGTATTTAAAGTGTGCGGTAAAATGTATGCATTATTGCCATTAGACAAATGGGAAGCAGGTGACGCTTCAATAACCCTAAAATGTGATCCAGAATTAGCATTACAATTAAGGGATAACTACGATTGTATTGTTGGTGCATATCACATGAACAAAACACATTGGAATACCATTTATCTTAAAGATAATCAGGTTTCTATAAAAACTTTGTTAGAATTAATAGATCATTCCTACAAATTGGTAGTAAGTAAATTACCAAAAAAGTTAAAAGCAACTATAACGTTGTAA
- a CDS encoding PDZ domain-containing protein: protein MKKLLFLFIYIATTIQISAQQDLDCKSICTINKTVYEDAYLGVVFGTPCDRDIDKGVIIIKVVDHTPAKSNGLQPYDIVLKINDLEVNRRGDAIKAIAAYQPFDMVRFTIYREGRTFIKTITLGAKNTKIVQEKVCCDNTITSLSSDNINVHPVPVAKDLYIDFKEVIQDTYQFSIYMNNGVLVKSYKKQLSDRQLQEVINVEKFDDGVYILKITHNNQSYSKLFVVKRN, encoded by the coding sequence ATGAAAAAATTACTATTTCTATTTATTTACATCGCTACAACTATACAAATATCTGCACAACAAGATTTAGATTGTAAATCAATATGCACTATAAATAAAACGGTATATGAAGACGCATATTTAGGTGTTGTGTTTGGTACACCATGTGACAGAGATATTGATAAAGGTGTAATAATTATAAAAGTAGTAGATCATACACCTGCAAAATCTAATGGCTTGCAACCTTATGATATTGTTCTTAAAATTAACGATCTAGAAGTTAATAGACGTGGCGATGCTATAAAAGCAATTGCTGCTTACCAACCATTTGATATGGTTAGATTTACAATTTACAGAGAAGGACGTACATTTATTAAAACCATAACTTTAGGAGCTAAAAACACAAAAATAGTTCAAGAAAAAGTATGTTGTGACAACACAATTACATCGTTATCTAGCGATAATATTAATGTTCATCCTGTACCTGTTGCTAAAGATTTGTATATAGATTTTAAAGAAGTAATACAAGATACGTATCAATTTTCAATTTATATGAATAATGGCGTATTGGTAAAATCTTATAAAAAACAGCTTAGCGATAGACAACTACAAGAAGTCATTAATGTAGAAAAGTTTGATGATGGCGTATATATTTTAAAAATTACACATAACAATCAATCGTATTCAAAGTTATTTGTTGTTAAAAGAAATTAG
- a CDS encoding M56 family metallopeptidase, producing MVTFIIQIVAFQFIFLLVYEVLLKKETFFNYNRWYLLSTSVLSLLLPLIKIESFTKTIPSKYVVVLPEVVLGTVKKTPQITTEVTSVANQSSVLTLNNLIILGSGIAFAFFVFKLSKLLKLWSNAKQVKYNGYQILSLPNTTVAFSFFNYVFIGNQLTNQQKESVLAHELIHVKQKHSIDLLWFEVLKIALWFNPLVYIYKGYLTQVHEYIADQNAIKTVNKKDYYQRLLQQIFDVNSLPFINPFFKQSLIKKRIIMLQKSKSKPVYLFKYLLLIPMITAMLVYSSCSQDETNKVNTEQTTLTEEELVQKYLKEFENKYEHPLDAIVKEEVLKSENYLNTLDSYAKTKASFILMNNYFEEKNGKKPTYADNFENETYQDYLNRKQTQKAKDQWTNSPKRGALRLLVEDLDNLTNEEEAFKQSKLTQITNEEWYHTLVISDGYRHIKIEVREPNEEDVDIDKIDVPFSVIEQVPLIEGCESVYNLKEQKECFSNKINEHVMKNFNIALANNLGLEKGVKRIFVSFKIDVNGAVVDVNARAPHPELETEAIRVIKLLPKMVPGIHNGRVVNVPYSLPITFSIK from the coding sequence ATGGTTACTTTCATTATTCAAATAGTAGCATTTCAATTTATATTTTTATTGGTTTATGAAGTGCTTCTAAAAAAAGAAACGTTTTTTAATTATAACCGTTGGTATTTATTATCAACTTCGGTGTTGTCGTTACTCTTGCCTTTAATTAAAATTGAAAGTTTTACCAAAACCATACCTAGTAAATATGTTGTTGTTTTACCAGAAGTTGTTTTAGGTACCGTTAAAAAAACACCACAAATAACTACAGAAGTAACAAGTGTTGCTAATCAATCATCAGTATTAACGCTAAACAATCTTATTATTTTAGGAAGTGGTATCGCATTTGCTTTTTTTGTTTTTAAGCTTTCAAAACTTTTAAAATTATGGTCTAATGCAAAACAAGTAAAATATAACGGCTACCAAATTTTATCCTTACCAAATACAACAGTTGCTTTTTCATTTTTTAACTATGTATTTATTGGTAATCAGTTAACAAACCAGCAAAAAGAAAGCGTTTTAGCGCATGAGCTAATTCACGTAAAACAAAAACACAGTATAGATTTATTATGGTTTGAAGTACTAAAAATTGCACTTTGGTTTAATCCATTAGTTTACATCTATAAAGGATATTTAACCCAAGTGCACGAGTATATTGCTGATCAAAATGCTATAAAAACCGTCAATAAAAAAGACTATTATCAACGTTTATTACAGCAAATTTTTGATGTAAACTCGTTGCCTTTCATCAATCCATTTTTTAAACAATCATTAATCAAAAAACGAATTATTATGTTACAAAAATCAAAATCAAAACCAGTTTATTTATTTAAGTACTTGCTACTTATACCAATGATTACAGCAATGTTGGTGTATTCTTCATGTTCTCAAGACGAAACCAATAAAGTAAATACAGAACAAACCACATTAACGGAAGAAGAGTTAGTGCAGAAGTATTTGAAAGAATTTGAAAATAAGTATGAACATCCTTTGGATGCAATTGTAAAAGAGGAAGTCTTGAAAAGTGAAAATTACTTAAATACTTTAGATAGTTATGCAAAAACAAAAGCTTCATTTATTTTGATGAATAATTATTTTGAAGAAAAAAATGGTAAAAAACCAACATATGCTGATAACTTTGAAAATGAAACCTACCAAGATTATTTAAATAGAAAACAAACACAAAAAGCTAAAGACCAATGGACAAACTCACCCAAAAGAGGTGCTTTAAGATTATTGGTAGAAGATTTAGACAATTTAACTAATGAAGAAGAGGCTTTTAAACAATCAAAATTAACACAGATTACTAACGAAGAATGGTATCATACTTTGGTAATATCAGATGGTTACAGACATATAAAAATTGAAGTTAGAGAACCAAATGAAGAAGATGTCGATATAGACAAAATAGACGTTCCATTCTCTGTTATAGAACAAGTTCCATTAATAGAAGGTTGCGAATCAGTGTATAATCTTAAAGAACAAAAAGAATGTTTTTCAAACAAAATTAACGAACATGTTATGAAAAACTTCAACATAGCACTAGCTAATAATTTAGGTTTAGAAAAAGGTGTAAAACGCATTTTTGTAAGTTTCAAAATCGATGTAAATGGAGCTGTAGTAGATGTTAATGCTAGAGCGCCACATCCTGAGTTAGAGACAGAAGCTATTAGGGTAATTAAATTATTGCCAAAAATGGTACCTGGAATACATAATGGAAGAGTAGTAAATGTACCTTATAGTTTGCCAATTACATTTAGTATAAAATAA
- a CDS encoding cyclase family protein: MKAVITINTIKYTIDLSKPLDISMPIRASKDNANAWYIEEPKIEPAQIGEWTASVKEGAAINFNNIQFNPHAHGTHTECVGHITDKVYSINKCLKQFFFKAEVITVAPEKIDEDYVISKTQLQFLLKKRKPEALVIRTMPNTKDKLSKQYSNTNWTYLTEDAAEFIKKIGVQHLLIDLPSIDKEKDDGKLLAHKAFWDLDGKIRKNATITEFIYVKNKIEDGKYILNLQIASFENDATPSKPILYKIE; this comes from the coding sequence ATGAAAGCAGTAATTACAATTAATACCATAAAATATACAATAGATTTATCCAAGCCTTTAGATATATCCATGCCAATTCGCGCTTCTAAAGATAATGCAAACGCGTGGTACATAGAAGAACCTAAAATAGAGCCTGCGCAAATAGGCGAATGGACAGCAAGCGTAAAAGAAGGTGCAGCAATAAACTTTAATAACATTCAGTTTAATCCGCATGCGCATGGTACACATACCGAATGTGTTGGACATATTACAGATAAGGTTTACAGCATCAATAAATGCTTAAAACAGTTCTTTTTTAAAGCAGAAGTCATTACCGTTGCACCAGAAAAAATAGACGAAGATTACGTGATATCTAAAACGCAACTTCAGTTTTTGTTAAAAAAGCGAAAGCCAGAAGCTTTAGTGATTCGTACAATGCCAAACACTAAAGACAAATTGTCTAAGCAATACTCTAACACCAATTGGACATATTTAACTGAAGATGCAGCAGAATTTATAAAAAAAATTGGTGTACAACATCTATTAATAGATTTACCAAGTATTGATAAAGAGAAAGACGATGGTAAATTATTAGCACACAAAGCCTTTTGGGATTTAGACGGTAAGATTAGAAAAAATGCTACTATAACCGAGTTTATTTATGTGAAAAACAAAATAGAAGACGGTAAATACATTTTAAATTTACAAATTGCTTCTTTTGAAAACGACGCGACACCAAGTAAACCTATACTTTATAAAATAGAATAA
- a CDS encoding glycosyltransferase: MLVIAVIILLLYLFLIGKFAFAIDKVTVFKLNDSPAKTTFTVIIPFRNEAENLPALLNSIAELNYQNSLFEIILVNDDSEDISKEIVSKFMSTSALDITLIENERQSNSPKKDAISSAIKISKYDWIITTDADCVLPKYWLDSLDVFVQQNDVKMVVGPVTYHQVNGFLQHFQLLDFLSLTGSTIAGFGINKPFLCNGANLGYKRSFFNDINGFEGNDTIASGDDIFLMEKALKTDKNSVKYLKSKQATVQTLAQPNFKSLLAQRIRWANKTSNYNNNFAKLVGLLVLLANSVVVIGFVLVALGLFQFKTFTYLFLLKLLIDFLLIYKTSVFFSKEQALKYYLPSSLLYPFFSVYVAVVGSFSTYKWKNRRFKK, from the coding sequence ATGCTTGTAATTGCTGTTATTATATTGCTTTTGTATTTGTTTTTAATAGGAAAATTTGCTTTTGCTATTGATAAAGTAACTGTTTTTAAACTGAATGATAGTCCTGCAAAGACAACATTTACAGTAATTATTCCTTTTAGAAATGAAGCCGAAAATTTACCAGCGCTATTAAATTCTATTGCAGAGTTAAATTACCAAAATTCGCTTTTTGAAATCATCTTAGTTAATGACGATTCTGAAGATATTTCAAAAGAGATTGTTAGTAAGTTTATGTCAACTTCAGCTTTAGATATTACATTAATAGAAAACGAAAGACAATCCAATTCGCCTAAAAAAGACGCGATTTCTTCAGCAATAAAAATTTCAAAATACGATTGGATAATCACTACCGATGCCGACTGTGTTTTGCCAAAATATTGGTTAGATAGTTTGGATGTTTTTGTTCAGCAAAATGACGTTAAAATGGTTGTTGGACCAGTTACTTATCATCAAGTTAATGGGTTTTTACAACACTTTCAGCTATTAGATTTTTTAAGTTTAACAGGAAGCACCATTGCTGGTTTTGGGATTAACAAACCGTTTTTATGTAATGGCGCTAATTTAGGGTATAAAAGATCTTTTTTTAATGATATAAACGGTTTTGAAGGCAATGATACCATTGCAAGTGGTGATGATATTTTTTTAATGGAAAAAGCGTTGAAAACAGATAAAAATTCGGTTAAATATTTAAAAAGCAAACAGGCTACTGTACAAACGCTTGCGCAACCAAATTTTAAAAGTTTACTTGCGCAACGCATACGTTGGGCAAATAAAACGTCTAACTATAATAACAACTTCGCCAAATTAGTTGGACTGTTAGTATTGCTAGCAAATTCGGTTGTCGTTATAGGTTTTGTGTTGGTAGCTTTAGGGTTATTTCAGTTTAAAACGTTTACCTATTTGTTTCTTTTAAAACTGCTTATAGATTTTCTTCTAATCTATAAGACAAGTGTGTTTTTCAGCAAAGAACAAGCATTAAAATACTACTTACCGTCAAGTTTATTGTATCCCTTTTTTAGTGTTTATGTTGCTGTTGTTGGCTCGTTTTCAACCTACAAATGGAAAAACAGACGCTTTAAGAAATAG
- a CDS encoding cell envelope biogenesis protein OmpA, translating to MLSRFKIICLFGFIVFGLTTTKAQIETSRWKALIALGVNSPSQDGFVKPFEANGLNFPTINLGVQHMFNKQMGAKLDFGYNRFEQAENTPEFKVNYTRINAQFVYDASPDFTFLPYGTGIVFHAGPGYSMIKPLNDYGDNKISYLNVMAGTEFHYALSRTVSAYFDASYILGFSDEFEPVSTGYGSFNGNLLTFTVGVAVSLSGCATCY from the coding sequence ATGTTATCAAGATTTAAAATCATTTGTTTATTTGGCTTTATTGTTTTTGGATTAACCACAACAAAAGCACAAATAGAAACTAGTAGATGGAAAGCATTAATCGCTTTAGGTGTAAATAGTCCAAGTCAAGATGGATTTGTAAAACCTTTTGAAGCTAACGGACTTAATTTTCCTACCATTAATTTAGGTGTGCAACACATGTTTAATAAGCAAATGGGCGCAAAGTTGGATTTTGGATATAATAGATTTGAACAAGCCGAAAACACGCCAGAATTTAAAGTAAACTACACTCGTATAAATGCACAGTTTGTTTACGATGCTTCACCAGATTTTACATTTTTACCTTACGGAACAGGTATTGTTTTTCATGCTGGTCCTGGATATTCTATGATTAAACCTTTAAATGATTACGGTGATAACAAAATATCTTACTTAAATGTTATGGCTGGAACAGAATTTCATTATGCTTTAAGTAGGACTGTTTCTGCATATTTTGACGCATCTTATATTTTAGGTTTTTCTGATGAATTTGAGCCAGTTTCTACCGGTTATGGATCGTTTAATGGTAATCTATTAACTTTTACAGTTGGCGTTGCTGTATCTTTAAGTGGTTGTGCAACTTGTTATTAA
- a CDS encoding DUF4260 domain-containing protein yields the protein MKSILKLEELLQFALGIYLFSTLSYAWWWFLVLILLPDIGMLGYLVNTKTGALTYNVFHHKGLAILILLIGIYFEIEVMQLIGIILFSHAALDRVFGYGLKYADNFKNTHLGHL from the coding sequence ATGAAATCCATTTTAAAACTAGAAGAGTTATTACAATTTGCATTAGGTATTTATTTGTTTTCTACCTTAAGTTACGCTTGGTGGTGGTTTTTGGTATTAATTTTGCTACCCGATATTGGTATGTTAGGCTATTTAGTAAATACAAAAACAGGCGCATTAACTTATAATGTGTTTCATCATAAAGGATTAGCAATTTTAATATTATTAATTGGAATTTATTTTGAAATCGAAGTCATGCAATTAATAGGAATCATTCTGTTTTCTCACGCTGCTTTAGACCGAGTTTTTGGTTATGGTCTTAAATATGCCGATAATTTTAAAAACACACATTTAGGACATTTATAA
- a CDS encoding DUF4230 domain-containing protein has translation MEIFISLIIGGLVVLGITTYVKHLKNKKKVTSQSVILLDKIKKVCKFITVEGDFAEIYHYEDVKERFLKLVSSRKKALVVINAKAHVGFDFNKISLEADQKTKTVIIKSFPQPEILSIETNINYYDKKDGYFNKFEAADLTILNEEAKQHIIEKVPESGLYNVAKQEAIESLQLVENIVQTIGWTLNYQAITIDQSSKPLIEK, from the coding sequence ATGGAAATTTTTATCTCTCTTATTATTGGTGGTTTAGTAGTTTTAGGCATAACTACCTATGTGAAGCATTTAAAAAACAAGAAAAAAGTAACATCACAATCGGTTATACTTTTAGATAAAATTAAAAAAGTATGCAAATTTATTACTGTAGAAGGCGATTTTGCCGAAATCTACCATTACGAAGATGTTAAAGAACGCTTTTTAAAACTAGTCTCAAGTCGTAAAAAAGCATTAGTTGTAATTAATGCGAAAGCACATGTTGGATTCGATTTTAATAAAATAAGTCTAGAAGCAGATCAAAAAACAAAAACAGTGATTATTAAAAGTTTTCCGCAACCCGAAATACTTTCAATAGAAACTAATATAAATTACTACGACAAAAAAGATGGTTATTTTAATAAGTTTGAAGCTGCAGATCTTACCATCTTAAATGAAGAAGCTAAGCAACATATTATTGAAAAAGTGCCTGAAAGTGGTTTATATAATGTAGCAAAACAAGAAGCGATAGAGTCTTTACAGCTTGTAGAAAATATTGTTCAAACCATAGGTTGGACACTAAATTATCAAGCCATAACGATAGATCAATCGTCTAAACCATTAATAGAAAAGTAA